From Candidatus Eisenbacteria bacterium, the proteins below share one genomic window:
- a CDS encoding GWxTD domain-containing protein has protein sequence MNRTVLALFILLAGFGCAFAEEPHPSEDRFFTIILSDEDRAAYESLPEQERPEWRRRYWASVDPIPTTDENRREREHQQRIVEAIRVFRDKHGRFVFDDRARAYIRFGKPKRRERLEGEVLIHEGLRAPHEFWLYDDMILWFEDRRLGGYFEEGLTRVPSGIGATDQYIREDTGWRVDEELLFEESFDRFLEVRNIEVDPVLARRYSDRGRHRWREVPEINEYDFEGGKELRFVFDVSHLAGSAGKTALLIGFLIPLQDVAFETREGIESAVLQRQAVLYTPDYVPVDARSVNLAHARDPISGSNWIVTSDSFEVDPGSYVLALRVVDPVSKNQGLFKTGVDVPSFEGDSIRISDLVFAGRVETEGAKEGTFARGEYRIVPRPIRVYGPEEDVTIYFEVYHVETGAGGRGLYEVEYTLFGTKAERFVSFFGGSSEGKLEQGIGQAFQTQSIGPTARRHIRLDAESLPDDRYTLTIDVTDLANGSTDRANAQFVVKR, from the coding sequence ATGAATCGAACGGTTCTCGCTCTCTTCATTCTCCTTGCCGGGTTCGGTTGCGCCTTCGCCGAGGAACCTCACCCTTCCGAGGATCGTTTCTTCACGATCATCCTCTCCGACGAGGACCGCGCGGCGTACGAATCCTTGCCCGAGCAGGAGCGTCCGGAGTGGCGCCGCCGCTACTGGGCGAGCGTCGATCCGATCCCCACGACCGACGAGAACCGCCGAGAGAGAGAGCACCAACAGCGCATCGTCGAGGCGATCCGCGTCTTTCGCGACAAGCACGGGCGGTTCGTCTTCGACGACCGGGCGCGCGCGTACATCCGCTTCGGAAAGCCGAAGAGGCGCGAGAGACTCGAGGGAGAGGTCCTCATTCACGAGGGGCTTCGGGCTCCCCACGAGTTCTGGCTCTACGACGACATGATCCTTTGGTTCGAGGACCGGCGGCTCGGCGGTTACTTCGAAGAGGGGCTCACGAGGGTCCCTTCTGGAATCGGCGCGACCGACCAGTATATTCGAGAGGACACCGGATGGCGGGTGGACGAGGAGCTGCTCTTCGAGGAGAGCTTCGACCGATTTCTTGAGGTACGGAATATAGAGGTTGATCCGGTTCTTGCTCGAAGGTATTCGGATAGAGGCCGGCATCGCTGGCGGGAAGTTCCCGAGATCAACGAGTACGACTTCGAGGGCGGAAAGGAGCTTCGGTTCGTCTTCGATGTCTCGCACCTCGCGGGTTCCGCAGGAAAGACCGCTCTTCTGATCGGTTTTCTCATACCGCTCCAGGACGTCGCATTCGAGACGCGGGAGGGGATCGAGTCGGCGGTCCTTCAAAGGCAGGCGGTGCTCTACACGCCGGATTACGTTCCGGTGGACGCCCGATCGGTCAACCTCGCGCACGCTCGCGATCCGATCTCCGGGTCGAATTGGATCGTGACGTCCGATTCCTTCGAGGTGGATCCGGGATCCTATGTTCTCGCTCTTCGCGTGGTCGATCCGGTCTCGAAGAATCAGGGTCTGTTCAAGACCGGAGTGGACGTTCCGAGCTTCGAGGGGGATTCGATTCGCATCAGCGATCTGGTGTTCGCGGGAAGGGTCGAGACGGAGGGGGCGAAGGAAGGGACCTTCGCGCGCGGCGAATACCGGATCGTGCCGCGACCGATTCGGGTCTACGGGCCCGAAGAGGACGTCACGATCTACTTCGAGGTCTACCATGTCGAGACCGGGGCGGGCGGGAGAGGGCTCTACGAGGTCGAGTACACACTCTTCGGGACGAAGGCCGAGCGTTTCGTGAGCTTCTTCGGCGGGAGCAGCGAGGGGAAGCTGGAACAGGGGATCGGTCAGGCGTTTCAGACGCAAAGCATCGGACCGACCGCCAGACGGCACATCCGTCTCGACGCCGAGTCGCTTCCCGACGACCGCTACACGCTCACGATCGACGTCACTGATCTCGCGAACGGCTCGACCGACCGGGCGAACGCGCAGTTTGTCGTGAAGCGGTAG
- a CDS encoding sigma-70 family RNA polymerase sigma factor: MNETGLPTRDDDEELVRRCRSGDAAAFAALVDRHKHGIYWLVARTVGREEAEDLAQEVFVRAYQAFPRFRGESSFRTWIFKIARNLSLSELRRRGRRPDPVSWEEEVEEQFRLLPEARPDLEEEIERGDTAERARALLERLPDSHRTAITLFYLNQLKYEEISAVMEVPLGTVKTLIHRRRARLRDLLVAETDFAPPRARREPEG, translated from the coding sequence GTGAACGAGACAGGGCTCCCGACCCGCGACGACGATGAAGAGCTGGTGCGGAGATGTCGCTCGGGAGACGCGGCGGCGTTCGCCGCGCTCGTAGATCGTCACAAGCATGGGATCTACTGGTTGGTTGCGAGAACCGTCGGGAGGGAAGAAGCGGAGGATCTCGCGCAGGAGGTGTTCGTGCGCGCGTATCAGGCGTTTCCCCGCTTCCGGGGAGAGAGTTCGTTTCGCACGTGGATCTTCAAGATCGCGCGGAACCTCTCGCTCTCCGAGCTTCGAAGGCGCGGCAGAAGGCCCGACCCGGTTTCTTGGGAGGAAGAGGTAGAAGAGCAGTTCCGGCTTCTGCCGGAGGCGCGTCCCGATCTGGAGGAGGAGATCGAACGGGGGGACACGGCGGAGAGGGCGCGCGCTCTTCTCGAGCGGCTCCCCGATTCTCATCGAACCGCGATCACTCTCTTCTATCTCAATCAATTGAAATACGAAGAAATTAGCGCGGTCATGGAAGTTCCTCTCGGAACGGTCAAGACCTTGATTCACCGGAGACGGGCGCGGCTTCGCGATCTCCTTGTCGCCGAGACGGACTTCGCGCCGCCGCGGGCTCGAAGAGAGCCGGAGGGATAA
- a CDS encoding zf-HC2 domain-containing protein — translation MRCREAMDRIGRGLDGSLPPDHARELERHLSGCPRCRAERLLQARMLEALRTPPPERLPADFTERAVRSAFTASPHRGRFSLGRDLVRALVFSAAAVSLLVVGPEVVRSCGALVSSAWPTAVEFAAFFAQGAGVFFESLDDLIRALDGPGATLLRSVLIALISAGVAVWGFREACGFLRE, via the coding sequence ATGCGCTGCCGCGAGGCGATGGATCGAATCGGACGCGGGCTGGACGGATCGCTTCCGCCGGATCACGCACGCGAGCTCGAACGCCATCTCTCCGGATGTCCGCGCTGCCGCGCCGAACGTCTCTTGCAGGCGCGCATGTTGGAAGCGCTTCGGACGCCGCCGCCGGAACGTCTTCCCGCCGACTTCACCGAACGGGCCGTGCGGAGTGCGTTCACGGCGTCTCCGCACCGAGGGAGGTTTTCTCTCGGGCGAGATCTCGTCCGGGCTCTTGTCTTCTCGGCAGCGGCGGTTTCGCTTCTCGTCGTCGGCCCGGAGGTCGTGCGCTCCTGCGGCGCGCTCGTGAGTTCGGCCTGGCCCACGGCGGTGGAGTTCGCGGCTTTCTTCGCTCAAGGCGCCGGCGTCTTCTTCGAGAGCCTCGACGATCTCATTCGGGCCCTCGACGGCCCCGGAGCGACCCTGCTCCGTTCGGTTCTCATCGCCTTGATCTCCGCGGGGGTCGCCGTATGGGGATTCCGCGAGGCATGCGGCTTTCTCCGCGAGTAG
- a CDS encoding GWxTD domain-containing protein, with translation MIRSFFLLLLFAACAVPARGQGESGEPHPREDRFFAVVLSDEERAAYEFLADDRKAAFRRKHWGRLDPTPASEENEREMEHQRRVVEAIDRFRDRSGRFVWDDRAKAWIRFGRPAGIEFLRGALEGDTFVPPREAWRYDGALFWFEDRELSGAYRFGDGEGALPATADTRRRVETGEGFAWDVMGEEDPAAARARALAAFSLDSTGVGIRTREGLEWWERVPERNEHASPPSELVLEPSVSVFGRPDSLSSVLIGVGIPAGPLGRAREVDSGRSSMRIEMRTALRDSTFSVAATGRKEIILDVAPGVEPPLRLVAVDSLVSEPGPYRLAIAVEDLAGGGGGVFEADIDVPDFTDGSMRMSDLLFAEKATTDFRQKGPVRRGDYRIDPRPDRAFRKGERVYVYFELHGVKPDRDGRFYTEIVFSLSSESGAPFSARFGGTEKGRLSEGSAAEIGNVSRASSSVHAIAIETSGLSPGAYALVIEARDLSSGEQARGAGRFIMQE, from the coding sequence ATGATTCGATCGTTCTTTCTTCTTCTTCTGTTCGCGGCGTGCGCTGTCCCGGCGCGAGGCCAAGGGGAGAGCGGGGAGCCGCATCCGAGAGAGGATCGCTTCTTCGCCGTCGTTCTCTCCGACGAGGAGCGGGCGGCGTACGAGTTTCTCGCCGACGATCGGAAGGCGGCATTTCGACGGAAACACTGGGGCCGACTCGATCCGACACCCGCGAGCGAAGAGAACGAGCGGGAGATGGAGCACCAGCGGCGCGTGGTGGAGGCGATCGATCGATTCCGCGATCGGTCCGGCCGCTTCGTTTGGGATGACCGCGCGAAGGCATGGATTCGTTTCGGGCGCCCCGCTGGCATCGAGTTCCTTCGCGGAGCCTTGGAGGGCGACACGTTCGTTCCTCCCCGCGAGGCCTGGCGATACGACGGCGCGCTCTTCTGGTTCGAGGACCGCGAGCTCTCCGGAGCCTATCGTTTCGGCGATGGAGAGGGGGCGCTCCCCGCGACGGCCGACACACGCCGGCGCGTCGAAACCGGCGAGGGGTTCGCGTGGGACGTGATGGGAGAGGAAGATCCGGCGGCCGCGCGCGCTCGCGCGCTCGCCGCATTCTCGCTCGACTCGACGGGAGTGGGAATCCGGACGCGCGAGGGGCTGGAATGGTGGGAGCGCGTCCCGGAGAGGAACGAACACGCTTCGCCTCCGAGCGAGCTCGTCCTCGAACCATCCGTTTCCGTATTCGGACGGCCCGACAGCCTCTCGTCTGTCCTCATTGGCGTCGGAATCCCCGCGGGGCCGCTCGGGCGCGCCCGCGAGGTCGATAGCGGAAGGTCGAGCATGCGGATCGAGATGCGAACCGCCCTTCGTGATTCCACCTTTTCGGTCGCCGCGACCGGGCGGAAAGAGATCATCCTCGATGTCGCGCCCGGCGTGGAACCGCCTCTCCGGCTGGTTGCGGTCGATTCGCTCGTGTCGGAACCGGGCCCTTATCGGCTCGCGATCGCCGTCGAGGATCTGGCGGGCGGCGGCGGCGGGGTCTTCGAAGCGGACATCGATGTGCCCGATTTCACGGATGGTTCGATGCGCATGAGCGATCTTCTCTTCGCGGAGAAAGCGACGACGGATTTCCGACAGAAAGGACCCGTGCGGCGCGGCGACTACAGGATCGATCCCCGTCCGGACCGGGCGTTTCGGAAGGGTGAAAGAGTATACGTCTATTTCGAGCTTCACGGTGTGAAGCCGGACCGTGACGGACGCTTCTACACCGAGATCGTGTTCTCCCTCTCGAGCGAAAGCGGGGCGCCGTTCTCGGCGCGGTTCGGGGGGACCGAGAAGGGGCGCTTGTCGGAGGGGAGCGCGGCGGAGATCGGAAACGTGAGCCGCGCGTCCTCCTCCGTCCATGCGATCGCAATCGAGACGTCGGGGCTCTCGCCGGGCGCGTATGCGCTCGTTATCGAGGCGAGGGACCTCTCGTCGGGCGAGCAGGCGCGCGGCGCCGGACGGTTCATAATGCAAGAGTAG